From a single Methylosinus sp. H3A genomic region:
- the fabI gene encoding enoyl-ACP reductase FabI yields the protein MTVSTGLMQGKRGLVMGVANDHSIAYGIARTLAQHGASLAFTYQGEALGKRVRPIAQELGSDLVIPCDVEDIASVDAVFARLAEQWGELDFVVHSVGYSDKSELKGLYADTSRENFIRTLVISCFSFTEVAKRAAALMKNGGTMLTVSFGGGTHVMPNYNVMGVAKAALDSSVRYLAADYGARGIRVNAISPGPVRTMAGAGITGARAMGAFQKAHAPLRRMITLDEIGGSALYFLSELSGGVTGEIHLVDAGYNIMLQPRPEDLNGGAAAAD from the coding sequence ATGACGGTTTCAACGGGCCTCATGCAGGGCAAACGCGGCCTTGTCATGGGAGTCGCGAATGATCATTCCATCGCCTATGGCATAGCCAGAACGCTGGCGCAGCACGGCGCCTCGCTCGCCTTCACCTATCAGGGCGAGGCGCTCGGCAAACGAGTCCGGCCGATCGCCCAGGAGCTCGGCTCCGATCTGGTGATTCCCTGCGACGTGGAAGACATCGCTTCCGTCGACGCCGTCTTCGCGCGCCTCGCCGAGCAATGGGGCGAGCTCGATTTTGTCGTCCATTCCGTCGGCTATTCGGACAAGAGCGAACTCAAGGGGCTCTACGCCGACACCTCGCGCGAGAATTTCATCCGCACGCTCGTCATCTCCTGCTTCTCCTTCACCGAGGTGGCCAAGCGCGCCGCGGCGCTGATGAAGAACGGCGGGACGATGCTCACCGTCTCCTTCGGCGGCGGCACGCATGTGATGCCGAACTATAATGTGATGGGCGTGGCCAAAGCGGCGCTCGATTCCTCAGTGCGCTATCTGGCGGCCGATTATGGCGCACGCGGCATTCGCGTGAACGCCATCTCGCCCGGGCCCGTTCGCACCATGGCCGGCGCCGGCATCACCGGCGCGCGGGCGATGGGCGCATTCCAAAAGGCGCATGCGCCTTTGCGCCGCATGATCACTCTGGACGAGATCGGCGGCTCGGCGCTCTATTTCCTGTCGGAGCTGTCGGGCGGCGTGACTGGCGAGATTCATCTCGTCGACGCCGGCTACAACATCATGCTGCAGCCGCGCCCCGAAGATTTGAACGGCGGCGCCGCAGCGGCGGATTAG
- the fabA gene encoding 3-hydroxyacyl-[acyl-carrier-protein] dehydratase FabA, whose product MSERRSSFGYEDLLACAREELFGPGNAQLPLPPMLMFDRITEIFEEGGEHGKGYVRAELDINPSLWFFDCHFKGNPVMPGCLGVDSLWQLTGFFLGWLDLPGRGMALGVGEVKFSGQVRPHNKLVRYGVDFKRVFKSKLVLGIADGWVEVDGQRIYEAKDLKVGLAKPEATS is encoded by the coding sequence ATGAGCGAACGGCGCTCGTCTTTCGGATATGAGGATCTGCTCGCCTGCGCGCGGGAGGAGCTTTTCGGCCCGGGCAACGCCCAGCTTCCGCTGCCGCCCATGCTCATGTTCGACCGAATCACCGAGATTTTCGAGGAGGGCGGCGAGCACGGCAAAGGCTATGTGCGCGCCGAGCTCGACATCAACCCGAGCCTCTGGTTCTTCGATTGCCATTTCAAAGGCAATCCGGTCATGCCGGGCTGCCTGGGCGTCGATTCGCTGTGGCAGCTCACGGGGTTTTTCCTCGGATGGCTGGATTTGCCGGGCCGCGGCATGGCGCTCGGCGTCGGCGAGGTGAAGTTCAGCGGCCAGGTGCGGCCGCACAACAAGCTCGTCCGCTACGGCGTCGATTTCAAGCGCGTGTTCAAGTCCAAGCTGGTGCTCGGCATCGCCGACGGCTGGGTGGAAGTGGACGGGCAGCGCATTTATGAAGCAAAAGACCTGAAGGTCGGACTCGCCAAGCCCGAAGCCACCTCTTGA
- a CDS encoding META domain-containing protein codes for MRRILTALRILTALLVGLAACGPVLAKGKPAQKEKDQQEATAQEPPPNYKPFPHNYIFNLKDINGKSPTADIWIRIDSTMRGTGFSGCKSWSGVFVVGGNRLGPKAMPAVADAKCDPALQAIERDFWQVMLSGPFWDTQGSDLILKGPKGGVLRFTRSL; via the coding sequence ATGAGACGAATTCTGACCGCGCTCCGAATTTTGACGGCGCTCCTGGTCGGCCTCGCCGCCTGCGGCCCCGTGCTGGCCAAGGGGAAACCGGCGCAAAAGGAGAAGGACCAGCAGGAGGCGACGGCGCAGGAGCCGCCGCCGAACTATAAGCCCTTCCCGCACAATTATATTTTTAATCTCAAGGACATAAACGGCAAGTCCCCGACCGCCGACATTTGGATCCGCATCGATTCGACGATGCGCGGCACGGGTTTCTCGGGCTGCAAATCCTGGTCCGGCGTCTTCGTCGTCGGCGGCAATCGCCTCGGCCCCAAGGCCATGCCCGCCGTCGCCGACGCCAAATGCGATCCCGCCCTTCAGGCGATCGAGCGCGACTTCTGGCAGGTGATGCTCTCCGGCCCCTTCTGGGACACGCAGGGCTCGGATCTGATCCTCAAAGGCCCCAAGGGCGGCGTGCTGCGCTTCACGCGCTCGCTCTGA
- the fabB gene encoding beta-ketoacyl-ACP synthase I — translation MRRVVVTGMGIVSSIGNNTQEVVSSLHEAKSGVVKADKYAELGFRCQVHGAPTLDPSTLVDRRAMRFHAMGTAWNHVAMDQAILDSGLAPDEISNERTGIIMGSGGPSTKVVVESADIARTKGPKRVGPFAVPKAMSSTASATLATWFKIKGVNYSISSACATSNHCIGAAYEQIQWGKQDVMFAGGCEELEWELSVLFDAMGAMSSSYNDRPTTASRAYDKNRDGFVIGGGAGVLVLEEYERAKARGAKIYAELAGYGATSDGYDMVQPSGEGAIRCMRQALAGVKAPIDYINPHATSTPVGDLKEIEAIREVFGRGDKCPPISATKSLTGHSLGATGVQEAIYSLLMMQNGFICESANIEELDPEFADMPILRQRRDNVALRAVLSNSFGFGGTNASLVFKHPDA, via the coding sequence ATGAGACGAGTGGTCGTGACCGGCATGGGCATCGTGTCGTCCATCGGCAATAATACACAGGAAGTGGTCTCCTCGCTGCATGAGGCGAAGTCCGGCGTCGTCAAGGCGGACAAATACGCCGAGCTCGGCTTCCGCTGCCAGGTGCATGGCGCGCCGACGCTCGACCCCTCGACGCTCGTCGACCGCAGAGCCATGCGCTTCCACGCCATGGGCACGGCTTGGAATCATGTCGCCATGGATCAGGCGATCCTCGACTCCGGCCTCGCGCCGGATGAAATCTCCAATGAGCGCACCGGCATCATCATGGGCTCGGGCGGCCCGTCGACCAAGGTCGTCGTCGAATCGGCCGATATCGCCCGCACCAAAGGGCCCAAGCGCGTCGGCCCCTTCGCCGTGCCCAAGGCCATGTCCTCCACCGCCTCCGCGACGCTGGCCACCTGGTTCAAGATCAAGGGCGTGAACTATTCGATCTCCTCGGCCTGCGCGACCTCCAATCATTGCATCGGCGCAGCCTATGAGCAGATTCAATGGGGCAAGCAGGATGTGATGTTCGCCGGCGGCTGCGAGGAGCTCGAATGGGAGCTCTCCGTGCTGTTCGACGCCATGGGCGCCATGTCCTCCTCCTATAACGACCGGCCGACGACCGCCTCGCGCGCCTATGACAAGAACCGCGACGGCTTCGTCATCGGCGGCGGCGCCGGCGTGCTGGTGCTGGAGGAATATGAGCGGGCCAAGGCGCGCGGCGCGAAAATCTACGCCGAGCTCGCCGGCTATGGCGCGACCTCGGACGGCTACGACATGGTGCAGCCCTCCGGCGAGGGCGCCATTCGTTGCATGCGCCAGGCGCTCGCCGGCGTGAAGGCGCCGATCGACTATATCAATCCGCACGCCACCTCGACTCCGGTCGGCGATCTCAAGGAGATCGAGGCGATTCGCGAAGTGTTCGGCCGCGGCGACAAATGCCCGCCGATCTCGGCGACGAAATCGCTCACCGGCCATTCGCTCGGCGCGACCGGCGTGCAGGAGGCGATCTATTCGCTGCTCATGATGCAGAACGGCTTCATCTGCGAGAGCGCGAACATAGAAGAGCTGGATCCGGAATTCGCCGATATGCCGATCCTGCGCCAGCGGCGCGACAATGTCGCTCTGCGCGCCGTGCTCTCCAATTCCTTCGGTTTCGGCGGCACCAATGCGTCGCTGGTGTTCAAGCACCCCGACGCCTGA
- a CDS encoding sensor histidine kinase gives MAAEDAARLAEARLEAILECVTDAILSIDEKGVVVAANAAAGTLFRCASEALLGVGAALLLPECRLAAGERRQNGLARRPDDSTFPAALTVTETRGARLRIAVIRDLTEERAAEALLCELRSELAYAGRLAAMGELAGALAHEINQPFSAIATYVRTARWLLQRKPKQSAEVEDILAKAGAQAMRAGDIVRRLREFVTRGESVKTVQSLATLVEEAQSLGVAGARQVGARVVVAARGENDHVLADRVQIQQVIVNLMRNAVEAMDGATRRELSLSTSSADGYARLDVADTGHGLKDGAGALFEPFRSTKATGMGIGLSISRSIVEAHGGRIWAEPNPQGGAIFSFTLPLAERAIL, from the coding sequence ATGGCGGCCGAGGATGCGGCGCGTCTCGCCGAGGCGCGGCTCGAGGCGATTCTCGAGTGCGTCACCGACGCAATCTTGTCGATCGACGAAAAGGGCGTCGTGGTCGCCGCCAATGCGGCGGCGGGAACGTTGTTCCGCTGCGCGAGCGAGGCGCTGCTCGGCGTCGGGGCCGCGCTGCTGCTACCGGAGTGCCGCCTCGCGGCCGGGGAGCGGCGGCAAAACGGTCTCGCGCGGCGTCCCGACGACTCGACATTTCCGGCCGCGCTGACGGTCACCGAGACGCGCGGCGCCCGCCTGCGCATCGCCGTCATTCGCGATCTCACCGAGGAGCGCGCCGCCGAGGCGCTGCTCTGCGAATTGCGCTCGGAACTCGCCTATGCGGGGCGGCTCGCCGCCATGGGAGAGCTGGCCGGGGCGCTGGCGCATGAGATCAACCAGCCCTTCTCGGCCATCGCCACCTATGTTCGCACCGCGCGCTGGCTGTTGCAGCGCAAGCCCAAGCAGAGCGCCGAGGTCGAGGATATTCTCGCCAAAGCCGGCGCGCAGGCGATGCGGGCCGGCGACATTGTCCGCCGCTTGCGCGAATTCGTCACCCGCGGCGAATCGGTGAAGACGGTGCAGAGCCTCGCGACGCTCGTCGAAGAGGCGCAATCGCTCGGCGTGGCCGGCGCGCGTCAAGTGGGCGCGCGGGTCGTTGTCGCGGCCCGGGGCGAGAACGACCACGTCCTCGCCGATCGCGTGCAGATTCAGCAGGTCATCGTCAATCTGATGCGCAACGCCGTCGAGGCCATGGATGGCGCGACGCGGCGGGAGCTCTCGCTCTCCACCTCCTCCGCCGACGGCTATGCGCGTCTCGATGTCGCCGACACCGGCCATGGGCTGAAGGACGGCGCGGGCGCGTTGTTCGAGCCCTTCCGCAGCACCAAGGCGACGGGAATGGGCATAGGCCTGTCGATCTCGCGCTCGATCGTCGAAGCGCATGGCGGACGCATATGGGCCGAGCCCAATCCGCAAGGCGGCGCGATCTTCAGCTTCACACTCCCTCTCGCGGAAAGGGCCATTCTATGA
- the irrA gene encoding iron response transcriptional regulator IrrA, producing MTAEQVTVEFKERAPVDAIRRLRGRLMAAGMRPTRQRVALGGLLFGKGDRHVTAEKLFEEALAADLLVSLATVYNTLHQFTDVGLLREIAVDGARVYFDTNVSEHHHFLVDSEGLVDIPGAHVDVANLPPPPPGMKIARVDVVVRLCKDEG from the coding sequence ATGACGGCTGAGCAAGTCACGGTCGAATTTAAGGAACGCGCACCGGTCGACGCCATTCGGCGGCTGCGCGGCCGGCTGATGGCCGCCGGAATGCGGCCGACCCGCCAGCGCGTCGCGCTCGGCGGGCTGCTGTTCGGCAAGGGCGATCGCCATGTGACGGCCGAAAAGCTGTTCGAGGAGGCGCTGGCCGCCGATCTGCTGGTGTCGCTCGCCACCGTCTACAACACTTTGCATCAATTCACCGACGTCGGCCTGCTGCGCGAGATCGCTGTGGATGGCGCGCGCGTCTATTTCGACACCAATGTCTCGGAGCATCACCATTTTCTGGTGGACAGCGAGGGGCTGGTCGACATTCCCGGCGCTCACGTCGACGTCGCCAATCTGCCGCCGCCGCCGCCCGGCATGAAGATCGCCCGCGTCGATGTGGTGGTGCGCCTCTGCAAGGACGAGGGCTGA
- the addB gene encoding double-strand break repair protein AddB, which yields MTPRNVFSIAPGASFLGAFTRSLLDGAIIPGLSRDSGPLALAATTIYVPTQRAARALAAQFSTAIEAPAALLPRILPLGDLDEQEASALFHADLDSGDEALAPAIEELDRRLILAELVLQWARALRHAIVAIDPTGAVEHDPREMLLIAPSPASAYALSGELARLIDEFAIEKLGAGALAGLAEEAYDRFFAITANFLRIALDDWPNILGARGLIDRAARQTALIEAQIAHLERGGARGPVIALGSTGAHPATARLLAAIARMERGAVILPGLDAALDEDAWRRVGDDGDGEREEPSFTHPQSLLKRLLSTLGVTREEVRPIGSAPPALRARTLLLAEALRPADCTDHWRDFRAAEAAGFPAALAGVSFVEAADEREEALALALSMREALETPGRTAALITPDRDIARRVCAELARWGIEVDDSAGRPLGATPIGALARLVAATAEDGASAIDAAALLAHPLTRFGLERAEIGRLAPLVEIAVLRNVESGGSFAAMAAPARRLAEETHAHPALKRISREDWDAIDDLLARLDAALSPLATLSPEARLGERTRAHAQALERIAGEEPAGDGVEQLLQLFDALEASGSALVFDAAGYASFFDRLTFEASAPSPRRAHPRLKILGLLEARLLDADLVLLAGLDETIWPPQAESGAFLNRAMRRQLGLSPPERRIGQTAHDFAMAFGAAEVVVSRAKKRDGAPTVVSRLIARLAALAGDAFDACKARGDEKCALATALDRPQEIRAISRPLPRPPVELRPARLSVTRVEKLRRDPYAVFAEHILRLPPLPALGAPKGAREIGVAVHAALAKFQEAHPKGALPEDARALLLDIAREELGEFLDDPSFLAFDWPRIEAGLDHALAFERERRAEARDIFVEKGAAWRLTLADGSVFTLSCVADRIEVDASGAAHVFDYKTGNPPTASQVGAGFSPQLTLEAAMIEAGAFSEIGAPRVDGAAYVRLGGKTGGETLWLKFKDKSFAEVVAEHRANLFVLLNQFRDPQTPYPSRPWVEFASRYGDYDHLARVKEWSRDGGGGEE from the coding sequence ATGACGCCGCGCAACGTTTTTTCCATTGCCCCCGGCGCCTCCTTTCTGGGCGCCTTCACACGATCTCTGCTGGACGGCGCGATCATTCCGGGCCTTTCCCGCGACAGCGGACCGCTCGCCCTCGCCGCGACGACGATCTATGTGCCGACGCAGCGCGCCGCGCGGGCGTTGGCTGCGCAATTTTCCACGGCGATCGAGGCGCCGGCGGCGCTGCTGCCGCGCATATTGCCGCTGGGCGATCTCGACGAGCAGGAGGCCTCGGCGCTGTTCCACGCCGATCTCGACTCCGGCGACGAAGCTCTGGCTCCGGCGATCGAGGAGCTCGACCGACGGCTGATCCTGGCCGAGCTGGTGCTGCAATGGGCGCGCGCGCTGCGCCATGCGATCGTCGCCATCGATCCGACCGGCGCCGTCGAGCACGACCCGCGCGAGATGCTGCTGATCGCCCCCTCGCCCGCCAGCGCCTATGCGCTCTCCGGCGAGCTGGCGCGGCTCATCGACGAATTCGCGATCGAGAAGCTGGGCGCCGGCGCGCTCGCCGGCCTCGCGGAGGAGGCCTATGATCGATTTTTCGCGATCACCGCCAATTTCCTGCGCATCGCCCTCGACGACTGGCCGAATATTCTCGGCGCCCGCGGCCTCATCGACCGCGCGGCGCGGCAGACCGCGCTGATCGAGGCGCAGATCGCGCATCTCGAGCGCGGCGGCGCGCGCGGCCCGGTGATCGCGCTCGGCTCCACCGGCGCGCATCCGGCGACGGCGCGCCTGCTGGCGGCAATCGCGCGAATGGAGCGCGGCGCGGTGATCCTGCCCGGCCTCGACGCGGCGCTCGACGAGGACGCCTGGCGCAGGGTCGGCGATGATGGCGACGGCGAGCGCGAGGAGCCGAGCTTCACCCATCCGCAGAGTTTGTTGAAGCGTCTCCTTTCCACCCTCGGGGTCACGCGCGAGGAGGTGCGCCCGATCGGCTCGGCGCCCCCCGCGCTGCGGGCGCGGACGCTGCTGCTCGCCGAGGCGCTGCGCCCCGCCGATTGCACCGACCATTGGCGCGACTTCCGCGCCGCCGAGGCGGCTGGTTTTCCGGCCGCGCTCGCCGGCGTCTCCTTCGTCGAGGCGGCGGACGAGCGCGAGGAGGCGCTGGCCCTCGCCCTTTCCATGCGCGAGGCGCTGGAAACGCCGGGCCGCACAGCGGCGCTCATCACGCCGGATCGCGACATCGCCCGACGCGTCTGCGCCGAGCTCGCGCGCTGGGGGATAGAGGTCGACGATTCGGCCGGCCGCCCGCTGGGCGCGACGCCGATCGGCGCTCTGGCGCGGCTCGTCGCCGCCACGGCGGAGGACGGCGCCTCGGCGATCGACGCCGCGGCGCTGCTCGCGCATCCGCTGACGCGCTTCGGCCTCGAGCGCGCCGAGATCGGCCGCCTCGCCCCGCTCGTCGAGATCGCCGTGCTGCGCAATGTCGAGAGCGGCGGCTCCTTCGCCGCAATGGCCGCGCCCGCGCGCCGCCTCGCCGAGGAAACACACGCCCATCCGGCGCTGAAACGGATTTCGCGAGAGGATTGGGACGCCATCGACGATCTCCTCGCCCGGCTCGACGCCGCCCTTTCGCCCCTCGCCACGCTTTCGCCCGAGGCGCGCCTCGGCGAGCGCACGCGCGCCCATGCGCAGGCGCTGGAGAGAATCGCCGGCGAAGAGCCGGCGGGCGACGGAGTCGAGCAGCTTCTCCAGCTCTTCGACGCTCTGGAGGCCTCCGGCAGCGCGCTCGTCTTCGACGCCGCCGGCTACGCTTCTTTCTTCGATCGCCTCACCTTCGAGGCGAGCGCGCCCAGCCCGCGCCGCGCGCATCCGCGTCTCAAAATTCTCGGCCTGCTCGAAGCGCGCCTGCTCGACGCCGATCTCGTGCTGCTCGCCGGGCTCGACGAGACGATCTGGCCGCCTCAGGCCGAATCCGGCGCTTTTCTCAATCGCGCCATGCGCCGGCAATTGGGCCTCTCGCCGCCGGAGCGCCGCATCGGCCAGACCGCGCATGATTTCGCCATGGCCTTCGGCGCGGCGGAGGTGGTGGTGAGCCGCGCGAAAAAACGCGATGGCGCGCCGACCGTGGTCTCGCGCCTCATCGCGCGATTGGCCGCGCTCGCCGGCGACGCCTTCGACGCCTGCAAGGCGCGCGGCGATGAAAAATGCGCGCTCGCGACCGCGCTGGATCGCCCGCAGGAGATTCGCGCCATATCGCGCCCGCTGCCGCGCCCGCCCGTGGAGCTGCGGCCGGCGCGGCTCAGCGTCACGCGCGTCGAAAAATTGCGCCGCGATCCTTACGCCGTCTTCGCCGAGCATATTCTTCGCTTGCCGCCTCTGCCGGCGCTCGGCGCGCCTAAGGGCGCGCGCGAGATCGGCGTCGCCGTTCATGCGGCGCTGGCGAAATTCCAGGAGGCGCATCCGAAAGGTGCGCTGCCCGAGGATGCGCGCGCGCTGCTCCTCGATATCGCGCGCGAGGAGCTCGGCGAATTTTTGGACGATCCCTCCTTCCTCGCCTTCGACTGGCCGCGCATAGAGGCCGGGCTCGATCATGCGCTCGCCTTCGAGCGCGAGCGCCGCGCGGAAGCCCGCGACATCTTCGTCGAGAAAGGCGCCGCCTGGCGTCTGACGCTCGCCGACGGCAGCGTGTTCACCCTCTCCTGCGTCGCCGACCGCATAGAAGTGGACGCCTCCGGCGCGGCTCATGTCTTCGATTACAAGACCGGCAATCCGCCGACGGCGTCGCAGGTCGGCGCGGGCTTCTCGCCGCAGCTCACCTTGGAGGCGGCGATGATCGAGGCCGGCGCTTTCAGCGAGATCGGCGCGCCGCGCGTCGACGGCGCCGCCTATGTGCGCCTGGGCGGCAAGACCGGCGGCGAGACGCTATGGCTGAAATTCAAGGACAAGAGCTTCGCCGAAGTCGTCGCCGAGCATCGCGCCAATCTCTTCGTGCTGCTGAATCAGTTTCGTGATCCGCAAACGCCCTATCCCTCGCGGCCCTGGGTGGAATTCGCCTCGCGCTATGGGGATTACGACCATCTCGCGCGGGTGAAGGAATGGTCCCGCGACGGCGGCGGCGGGGAGGAGTGA
- a CDS encoding SH3 domain-containing protein, whose translation MDESPFPSRRRATAALRFAVAVLLAAALLAAAPMRAGAQQQTGSASGLPLPRYVSLKSDRVNLHEGPSKEHPTLWVFERAGLPVEITAEFETWRKIRDSEGTEGWVLHSLLSGRRTALVAPWKKEPILAFASDRATPVAKLSPGVVASLRRCDGSWCRVSGEGFDAYVKQEGLWGVYPGEKIE comes from the coding sequence ATGGACGAATCGCCCTTTCCGAGCCGAAGACGCGCGACCGCAGCACTCCGTTTCGCCGTCGCCGTTCTCCTCGCCGCCGCGCTCCTGGCCGCCGCGCCGATGCGCGCCGGCGCGCAGCAGCAGACCGGCTCGGCCTCGGGACTGCCCCTGCCGCGTTATGTCAGCCTCAAATCGGACCGCGTCAATCTGCACGAGGGGCCGAGCAAGGAGCATCCGACGCTCTGGGTGTTCGAGCGGGCCGGCCTTCCGGTGGAAATCACGGCCGAATTCGAGACCTGGCGGAAAATCCGCGATTCCGAGGGAACGGAAGGCTGGGTGCTGCATTCGCTGCTGTCGGGGCGTCGCACGGCCCTCGTCGCGCCCTGGAAGAAGGAGCCGATTCTCGCCTTCGCCAGCGATAGAGCGACGCCGGTGGCGAAACTCTCGCCCGGCGTGGTCGCCAGCCTGCGCCGCTGCGACGGCTCCTGGTGCCGCGTCTCCGGCGAGGGCTTCGACGCCTATGTGAAACAGGAAGGCCTTTGGGGCGTCTATCCGGGGGAAAAGATCGAGTGA
- a CDS encoding response regulator transcription factor, with protein MRPAPFVHLVDDDPAIRDALTLMFRSRGFRPRAYRAAEDCLAEAGPDTTGCVVADMRLPDMTGVELTRRLRASGATPPVVIITASAGATLAVEAMAAGASDLLEKPFDDEALLASVRRALAARRGEAEIDAETHAILARFGALSEEERRVLAGVAKGRPSRDIAQGLGLELRAVELHRANIMAKANIGTLVELARLSVIAASAKAGEVTREPNPPLRRRRSNLRGAAAA; from the coding sequence ATGAGACCAGCGCCGTTCGTGCATCTCGTCGACGATGATCCGGCGATTCGCGACGCCCTGACTCTGATGTTCCGCTCGCGCGGCTTTCGTCCGCGCGCCTATCGCGCGGCGGAGGATTGTCTCGCCGAGGCCGGGCCGGACACGACGGGATGCGTCGTCGCCGACATGCGGCTGCCGGACATGACCGGCGTCGAGCTCACGCGGCGCCTGCGCGCCTCGGGGGCGACGCCGCCCGTGGTGATCATCACCGCTTCCGCGGGCGCCACTCTCGCAGTGGAGGCGATGGCGGCCGGCGCCAGTGATCTTCTGGAAAAGCCTTTCGACGACGAGGCGCTGCTCGCTTCCGTGCGGCGCGCGCTCGCCGCACGGCGCGGCGAGGCGGAGATCGACGCCGAAACGCACGCCATCCTCGCGCGTTTCGGCGCGCTGAGCGAAGAGGAGAGGCGCGTGCTGGCGGGCGTCGCCAAGGGCCGCCCGAGCCGCGATATCGCGCAAGGGCTCGGCCTCGAATTGCGCGCCGTGGAGCTGCATCGCGCCAATATCATGGCCAAGGCCAATATCGGCACGCTGGTCGAGCTGGCGCGGCTCTCGGTGATCGCCGCCAGCGCCAAGGCGGGCGAGGTGACGCGCGAGCCTAATCCGCCGCTGCGGCGCCGCCGTTCAAATCTTCGGGGCGCGGCTGCAGCATGA
- a CDS encoding 2-hydroxyacid dehydrogenase, translating into MAKKKPLVVVTRRLPEVIETRMCELFDTRLNVSDRPATHEELVEAVRTADVLVPTITDRIDSGLIGQAGDQLKLIANFGNGVDHIDVASALRRSITVTNTPGVLTEDTADLTMGLILAVARRLVEGARTIPDGAWGGWSPTWMLGHRITGKRLGIVGMGRIGQALARRASAFGLSIHYHNRRRLPAEIEDQLEATYWESLDQMLARIDILSVHCPHTPATYHLLSARRLKQLRPHAIIVNTARGEIVDENALIRMLESDEISGAGLDVFEHEPAVSPKLIKLAKAGKVTLLPHMGSATNEGRVDMGEKVIINIKTFMDGHRPPDRVLPSML; encoded by the coding sequence ATGGCGAAAAAGAAGCCGCTCGTCGTGGTGACACGTCGGCTCCCCGAGGTGATCGAAACCCGCATGTGCGAGCTTTTCGACACGCGCCTCAATGTGAGCGACCGGCCGGCGACCCATGAGGAGCTCGTCGAGGCTGTCCGCACCGCGGATGTTCTGGTGCCGACGATCACCGACCGCATCGATTCCGGCCTCATCGGCCAGGCCGGCGACCAGTTGAAGCTGATCGCCAATTTCGGCAATGGCGTCGACCACATAGACGTCGCCTCGGCGCTGCGCCGCTCGATCACCGTCACCAATACGCCGGGTGTCCTCACCGAGGACACGGCCGATCTCACAATGGGCCTGATCCTGGCCGTGGCGCGCCGCCTCGTCGAGGGCGCGCGCACCATTCCGGACGGCGCCTGGGGCGGCTGGTCGCCCACTTGGATGCTCGGCCATCGTATCACCGGCAAGCGTCTCGGCATTGTCGGCATGGGCCGCATCGGCCAGGCGCTCGCGCGCCGCGCCAGCGCCTTCGGCCTCTCCATCCACTATCACAACCGCCGCCGCCTGCCGGCGGAGATCGAGGACCAGCTCGAGGCGACCTATTGGGAATCGCTCGACCAGATGCTCGCCCGCATCGATATTTTGTCGGTCCACTGCCCGCATACGCCGGCGACCTATCATCTGCTCTCGGCCCGCAGGCTGAAGCAGCTGCGCCCGCACGCCATCATCGTGAACACCGCCCGCGGCGAGATCGTCGACGAGAATGCGCTGATCCGCATGCTCGAGTCCGATGAGATTTCCGGCGCCGGCCTCGACGTCTTCGAGCATGAGCCGGCCGTCTCGCCCAAGCTGATCAAGCTCGCCAAGGCCGGCAAGGTCACGCTGCTGCCGCATATGGGCTCGGCCACCAATGAGGGCCGCGTCGACATGGGCGAGAAAGTCATCATCAACATCAAGACTTTCATGGACGGGCACCGCCCGCCTGATCGCGTTCTGCCCAGCATGTTGTAG